The following nucleotide sequence is from Mucilaginibacter sp. cycad4.
TTTATCATCGCCTGTGTAAATGTAGTTACTACCTGATGACTGCTTCCGCTGTAAAAATTTCAGGGCTTTATCCTTATTAGCCGGGTCATCAGCACTGATGCTTACAAAATCCAGGCCCCTGTCCCGGTAAAGCCTGTTCAGGGTAACCAGATCGTCAAACTCGGCAACACAGGGGCCACACCAGGTAGCCCACAGGTTAATCAGCCTTAACCTGTCTGAGTGATTTTTTACCACTATTGCAATTCCACCGGCGCTGATGGTATCAAGTTTTACCGGCTCTTTTGCCCATTGTGTTTGCGCCTTATCTATCCAATCCTTTTTCTCGGCCCATTTAACCGAGCAGCCAAAGGTTTTGGTAACCGGTACTGCTATTTCTTTGCCTCCAAGTACCGCATCAATAGCATTACGCGCATCCAGTGACTTGGGGGTTTTGGCAGGGTTTTCCATATCATCTATCCGGCCGTTGTAACGCAGCTTCCTGTCCTTATCAAAAACAAAAATATGAGGTGTGGCAACCGGGCCATATTTATTTGATGCTACTTCGGTTTCGCCATCGTACAGGTATGGGAAGTTAAAACCTTTATCTTTCGCCCGTGTTTTCATCTCTTCAAATGAATCGCTTAAATCACTGTAGCCCAACTCGTCATAGCGTAATGAGGAAGGATTATTGGGATTGATTGCTACCACACTAACTCCCTTTGGCGTATAGTCGCTGGTTAGTTTGATTACCCTGTCTTCATAGGCCTGCGATGTAGGGCAATGGTTGCACATAAAAACCACAACCAACACTTTAGCATTTTTGAACGATTGCAATGTGTATGTTTTGCCATCAATACCAGGCAGACTAAAATCAGGCGCCGGTGCCCCTATCGCCAATATTTTATGTTCATCAAAGGCAAAAGAAAGCATCGGCAAAGCCGACAGCAGCCCAAGGATGAAACATATACTGATCTTAAACTTCTTCATAATTAGATATATGGTTTATGATTAATCACTTGTTGACACCGCCAGCAGGTACCAGGCGGTATGCGGCAGCCACTGCTCGGCCCAGCGCCAGTCGGAATCTTTACCTGATACTGCATAAGGGATATTGAAATCAATATCGTCCTCATTATCAAACCCTGAAGTAATGCCATTTACAATACCGCCTGGTGCGTTGGTATATTCAAACGTGCCGAAAAAGCCATAAGCCGGATTGTTATGTCCTGTGCCCTGCAGCATACTTGCATCAAAGGGATTCAGGCCCAGGATCCAGTTTAACTGATCTATCGCAAAGCCGGAAAGCTGGTCATGGAAAGTCTTATCATCTTTAAACAGGCTGGCAGCCATTCTTGCAGCGGTGGCTACTGAACCGAGTCGTGCATTTTCGCCCTGCCACCAGGGCGAGGCATCGCTGCCATGCGGGAAAAAGAAAGCGCTGTGCCGGTTGCCCAGTGTATCCTGCACCAGTTCGCGGCTGTAACCAAAGGGATTGTTCACTTCATGGGTAATAGTCAATTCAAACTCCATTGATTTTCTTACTGCCGTTTTGATCTTTGCCTGCAGATCTGCAGAAGCATAAGGATAGTAATACATCAGGCTTACTACGGGCAAGCCACCATCTGATGGATGAAAAAAAGGCCTGCCCATATCATCGGCGCGCCAAAAGTTCTGGTATTTATTCCAGGAGCTTAGGCGGTTAAGCAGGTTGTTAGCCCGATTTTCGGCAGCGGTTTTATATATTTCCTTGTGAGTTACTTTGTATAATTCGGTAGCGGCACTCAGGGCACAATAGTCATCAAGGATATTTTCCTTTTTATCATAGTCCATTTGCGGGTTTTCCTTCTCCAGAAAGGCAAAAGCATTTTCGGCAGCTTTCAGGTAATCTGCATTGCTAAACTCACCCGATGTTTGATAAGCCGAAGCCATAGCCAGTGCCGCGATGGAGATCCCAGCGCCCGAACGGTAACTGGCCTGATAACCACGCCAGTTTTTACCTGTGGTGGTTTTGGTAAACGACTGGTCTTTGGTTTGTTTAATCCGGTAATTGCCTTCATCGGCTTGGATCACCCTGTCTTTAGGTAATTTACCAGGGCCGGGTGAGGACACAGAGCGATAGAACGAGCCGTTTTTAGCTTGTATCCTCACAAGGTAATCAGCTCCATACATGGCTTCGTCTAAAATTCTCCGGTTAAACTGGCGGAAATCAGTCCCTGGGCGGGCGCTTAACAATTCGTAGGTTTTAAAAAGGCTAAAAGCCGTTAAAGAGATTTGCTGGGGATTAAAATAATTGGAAAATGACAAATGCGACAAATGTTTACCATAATCGCCGGTGGCATCATACCAGCCACCGTGCGCATCAACAGTATCCGTTGTACCTGATAATACTAAATGGTGATCGGCCTTATCTAACAGGCCCGAGCTTCGTTGTCCTTTAAAATAATATACTACATCGGATATAGTGGCTTTTTCGAGCACGTTTTTCCCAATGATAAAAGGGTATGATGAAATTACGCCTTTAGATGAAGTGAATTGGATTTTATAAGTCCCCGGCACGGTAAAACTGCTGAAATCAAGCGTCCAAAACTCAAAATTCTTCCATTTGTTCACCGGACCGCTGTAATTGATGTGTCCGGTAAATACCGTATTGCCTTTATCAGCATCAACGAGGTTAAAAGAAGTAAATGTAAGGTGGCTATCAGCAACAATAACGGCGCGTTTTGCCTTGCTGTCCTCATAACCAACATGGTTGGTTACCACTTTAATATTTTGCGCCTGTGCAAAAAGCGGCAGACCGAACCAGAACAAGGCAGTCGCCTTCAACAGGATATTGATATGTTTTTTCAGACTCATATATAAAGTTAAGGAATTACCGTACGGTTTAAGAACGATGGTTATGCGTCCTGCGTCAAAGCTAAAAGATTAAGTTTCCTTCGGATATTTTTATGCCACTACATTAGCACTACCATGGTTAAATACTTCAATTTGTTATCAATAGTCACCTTTGCTGCTATCCATCGATGACGCTACAGTAGCTGCGCTGTTATGGCTTCCAAATGGTTACTGAATAAAGCTTGACTGATAATTGCAGAATATAGGCATGTATAATCAAATTTTGAGGCGTAATCTTTTCTTCTCAAGTAATCCGACAAATAAAACAATGATCACCGCCGTCAGGAATGACCGCAATAGCCCCGGCAATCCGTTATTGATAACACCGGGATAGTTAATATGGAACAGCTCCAGTATAAATACCTGGAAATATGGGATCAGGTAACAGGTTAGCGTGCTGGTACCGGCCGGTTTGATCCAGTTAAAGGCATTTATTTTTCCTTTAACATCTACCACATATATCAGTATCAGAAAGGCTAACGTGGCAATGCCCGAGCAAATGAAGATCCATGCAGGTGTTGAACGGATCTTGGATGTCCCTTCGGTATAGGGCCTCAAAACAAAACCTGCTACCAGGAACAAAATGCCGATGACAGCCAGTGTAGCCCAAATACGTGGGGTTTTACCCTGCGCAACCAATTTGGCGTAGATCCCTGATACTACCACACCTCCCATAGTTAAGGTCATGGTTGATGCATCGTTGATTATCCAAAGCGGCTTTAAAAAGATAATTGCATTGCCGAAGGAACTGCCCGTAACATCCTTTCCTGCAATGGTTACCATTGTTTCTTCGTGCATCACCTTTATCTTTAATATGGAGTGCGCCAAAATATTAACAGCGGCAAGCACTATCCATGCTACGATAAGGCTGTTCAGCTTGCCTTTAACTGCGAAAAATATCAAAGCGCAAACCAAGTACGCCCATCCTATCAAACCCAAAATCCCCCACCAGGAAGGCTCCATACCCCGTACGTCGCCATCTTCTCCGCCTTTATAAATCACCGCCATGCCTACCAGCATGGCAATTCCTAATATCTGCAAAGTATACCTTTTAGCCTTTGCCATGGTTTCCGGATAATCGAGCCAGACCAGGAAGAATGCAGTTGTAATAACCAATGCCCATGCAGCCTTCGGAATTAATGCCGCCGATGAATTATACTCCTCAAGGTTTACGTGATAAAAACCCATGATGAGCAGCGCCGCACTTCGTACCAGGATATAAACTAACACCTGCCTGGTACTATCTCCCTTTTTGATCCGGTTATTAATTGCAAATGGTAACGACAAGCCCACAATGAACAAAAATGCCGGAAAAATGGTATCAGCAAAACCCATCCTGTCCTCAAAACCTTTGGCGTGGTCTATCCATTCGGGAATATGCTTTACACCTCCGGCATCGTTAACAAATATCATCAGGAGCATAGTAATCGCGCGCAACACATCGATTGACAAAAGGCGCTTAGGTAACTGTTGCATGTTTTTTATTTAGGGGGTTTCATTTAACTTTCACGGAAAATAACGAATTATGGCTTGTGATATATAAAATATTATTCGCTGCGCCGCCAAATGCCAAACCGGTTCATAAGGCATCGATGCAGATTCAACGGATCATCACAGCACAAATCTATCCGATAATGCAATCTGATGCTATTATTACGGCACTACAACACCACTACCTGTAACATTGCATATAAATAAAAACTTAGCGAAAGCGGGAAAGAAGGAGGTTTCGGAAGCGGCAGAAAAAACCGGGAGCAAATTGTTTAGCAATTCATACGACCGATTACAAATTATATAAAAACGAAAATGGGCAACCCAGGGCCGCCCATTCATTAACTGGTTTTAATATCCAATTATTTTGCAGTTTTTCTTGCAGGGATTAATGGAACGATAATAACAGCTAAGAAAAGGGCAACTTCTAATACGGTTAACATAACTTTAATTTTTTTAATGTTTAATTACTGAACTAACAATGTTTTCAGGAAATACAACCGTTCCTACAGGCATGCTGCGGCAGGGATGCAAAAACAATTGTATCATTCCTGGCAGGATTTCGGCTAAAAACATGCCATTAAAAGTTCGACGCTATAATCAACATTTTAGGGCCTAAAACGTCATTTTTTAAAATTGTTTTTTCTTTGAAATCGCCTTCAAAAAACGGGGTTTTCCAAATTTAAATCCGGATTTTACCTTTGGAATCAAAAAAACAGGCTTAAATCGGGGTATAAAAAATATTTAAACCGTTTTTTGTCGAATTATTTTTACAAAAATGGATAAACGGGTATAAATTTATTTTTAGAGAAATTTATTTCGCACGTTAATTTCACAGCTTGCTTTGTGGTTCTGAAAATCCCTCATCAAACATTTTTTTGTAAAAAAACCATTCCCGATTTTTACATATTACTGGTCTTAGCATTTTGAAAAAAATTAAGCGACAATTTGTCATTAGCATGACAAACACAAATTTTGGCAGAAATTCCCCCGCTTAAAAACCTGACAGCCACTGCCAAAGCATGACATGGCATTCATAAACTCATCCTATTATGACGTTTAGCCACTATGCCAAACTTTTAAACTTTTGGAAGGCATTTAAGAATAGCCTTTTTCCAGATACTTACTGCTTCATTCATTTCTTTTTCATTTAATGAAGCAAAGCCAATCCGTACAAAGCTGTGCTTAAATGTTTTATCGTAAAAATAATCATGTCCCGCACCTATAGACAGTCCCAGCTCATTGGCTTTTTCTGAAACAGCGGCCGTATCCAGATCATGGAGGTATTTAACCCATATAGCAAAACCGCCGCACGGTATTTTAAAGGAAATATAATCGCCTAATTGCTCCTGCAGCAAATTGCAAAGGATATCCCGCCGTTCGTGATACAGCTTATTGGCTTTTTTCAGGTGCCTGCCAATGTCACCGTTCTTTAACAGGCTCGCCATAGCTTCTTCAAGCAGGTGCTCACCCTGGCGGTCAATCAGCCGGCGTAAGCGGGTGGCTTGTAATAAAAAGTTAGGCGGCGCAACCATAAAACCAATGCGGATACCCGGCGCTATGGTTTTACAAAATGAACCTACATATATTACATTGCCATAATAATCGGCACTGGCCAGCGGTAAAATAGGGCCGCTTGTGTAATGGAAGTCAAAGTCGTAATCATCTTCAATAATGGCAAACTGGTGTTTTGCAGCCAGTTCGAGTAAATGCATCCGCCTTTCTGAACTCAACGTTACCGTAGTAGGCTGATGATGGTGCGGCACTACGTATAGCATCCGTACCTTTTGTGCTTTACAAATAGCCTCAACGGCATTAATATCAATACCATATTCGTCTACAGGGACAAATGCCAACTGGGCGCCGGCCTGCTCAAATACCTCATTGGCACCACTGTAGCCTGGGTCGCCCACAATTACAATATCATTTTTATTGATCAGCACCTGTGCGCACAGGTAAAGTGCCATTTGAACGCCTTTGGTAATTAAAATATCATTAGGTGTTACATGCAGGCCACGGGTTTCACCCAAAAAACGGGCAAGTTCGTTCCTTAAATTTTCGGAACCCTGTTCCAGCCCGTACATCAGGTATTTATGCGTAAAATGGTAACCTGCCATCCGCCTGTATTCGCGCACCATCAGGTCGACAGGCGCAATGCGGGTATCGGGAAAACCTTCGGTAAATGTGATATTGCCATCGGGCATGTCCACAAACATGCGCTGAGGGTTGATCCTGTTATCATCAACTTTGAACGAGGTTTTGCTTGCCAGGCTATGTTTCAGAACAGCTTTTTCAATAGGCCGGGGTGTAACATCGGGTAAGTTTTTAGCTACATAAATGCCCTTACGCGCTATCACATCAACCCAGCTTTGTGCATAAAGTTCGTCATAAGCGGCTACCACCGTTTTACGATGTACGTTTAACGATGCCGACAATGCCCGACTTGCAGGAAGCGCAGAACCAGGTTTTAAAGTCCCCTGCCTTATATAACTAATAATGCCATTGCTAATTTGCAAATACACAGGCACCTGGCTGCTTTTATCTACACTTAATAAGCTTTCGATGAGCGTCATACTGGACTATCTTTAATCTATTTTCTGGACTACAAGTATAGTCCAAAAGCATGGTATTTTTGATCATCAAAAAAAAATAAAACCTATGCATATCAATCAAAAAATATCATCTATATACCTGAGGGTAGCCATTGGAGTAAGCTACCTGTGGGAAGTAGCCGACCGCCTCGGCTTGTTTGGCCCAAACGGTCATCCACACGTTGGCTGGGGCGACTGGAAACATTTTATAGCCTATGCCAAACAGGTGATGAGCTTCCTGCCCGATGACATCATAAATCCGCTGGCAACTATTGCAACCATTGGCGAAGGCGTTTTTGGCTTATTACTCATCCTTGGTTTATTCACCCGGATGGCGGCTATCGGCAGCGGTATCCTTAGTTTATGTTTTGCTATCGCGATGGCAGTTTCCTTCGGCATCGAATCGCCTTTGGGTTATTCAGTTTTTACTTTGAGTGCCGCAAGTTTTCTGCTGGCCGGGATGACTCAATATTCGTGGAGCTTAGATAAATGGTTCGCCGCACGTATTGTGAACAAAAAGCTAATGGCTTACCAATCATTGCAAACCAATTAAAATCAGCAAACATCTTTAACCAATAAAATAATCATGGCAACTACAGCAAATACAAAAGCATCGCCCCTTTTAGTGATCATAGCCTTTGCTACCGTTTATATAGTATGGGGTTCAACATATTTCTTTATACAAATGGCTGTTCAGGGCTTCCCCCCTATGCTGATGGGCGCATTGCGTTTTTTCACCGCGGGTATTTTATTACTTGGCTGGTGCTATATTAAAGGCGATAACATATTTGTTAAGCGCGATATCATCACCTCCGGTATCTGCGGGCTGCTTACCTTATTTGTAGCTACAGGTATAGTGATCTGGGTTGAGCGCAATATCCCCAGCGCCATGGTTGCCATTATGGTTTCTGTAAACCCAATATGGTTCATCCTATTAGATAAAGCTAACTGGCGGGTAAACCTGAAAAACAGATCAACTATATCTGGCCTCATTATCGGCTTTGCCGGGATCCTGCTCCTTTTTGGTGAAGCCTTCCTGAAATCGGTTACCGGTACTATGGACCATGCTAAATTAACCGGATTACTATTATTACTGGCAGGCCCGGTTGCATGGTCGGCAGGATCATTGTATTCAAAAAAGCGGGGCGGTACAGCTCCGGCAAGGGTAAATACATCCTGGCAAATGATCATTGCCGGTTTGGCCTTTGTGCCGGCTGCTATTATTCACCAGGAGTTTAACGGATTTGACCTTGCTACTGTTCCGGCTCAGTCATGGATGGCTATCATTTACCTTATCATATTCGGATCAATCGGGGCATTCAGCGCTTATGTATGGCTGCTGCAGGTAAGGCCTGCAACACAGGTGAGCACGCATTCGTATGTAAATCCGGTTATCGCCGTATTACTTGGTGTTTGCTTTGCACATGAAAGTATTTCGCTAATGCAGTTTTTGGGGTTAATTGTGATCTTATTTAGCGTATTGCTTGTTAATCTTTCAAAATACGGGAAACTGCAGTTTAAAAAGCCTGTGATTGGCACAGTTGAAAAAGCAGATGGCTGCAACCACCTCAATCCCGCCTCCGATTTAGAACAGATCAAAGCATTGGCAAAAATTGCTTACCGGATATAAAACCATTCTGAAGAACGCTCGCTTTATAATAATTAAAAACAACCAATGAATAAAGCCATCATATGCAGCACATGCGGCACCCAGTTTTTAGCCGATCCCGGCGTGCCGGAGTTTTGCCCGATTTGTACCGATGACCGCCAGTATGTTCCTGAAAGCGGCCAACAATGGACGGATACAAGTAAACTTAAAAGCCATACTATTAGAATAACTCAGCTAAATGAGCATCTATATGCCCTGAAAATAGCACCTGATTTTGCTATAGCTCAAAGGGCGCTGCTACTTATTTCACCGGGCGGCAATGTTTTGTGGGATTGCATCCCGTATTTGGATAAACCTACAATTGATTTTATAAACAACCTTGGCGGCTTAAAGGCCATAGCATTTTCACATCCTCATTACTACAGTAACATGAATGAATGGGCAGCCGAGTTTGACTGCCCCATTTATATCCACCAAAATGATGCAGAATGGGTACCATTCAAAACCCGGCATACCCGCCTATGGGATGGCAGCAGCATGCAGCTTTGGGACGGGACCAGCATAGTACACATCGGCGGCCATTTTGCAGGCAGTTGTGTACTCCATGTTCCGGAACTGACCACCAAAGGCACCATGCTTTGCGGCGATACTTTTAATATAGGCCGGAGCAGACAGCATATCGCTATCATGTACAGCTATCCAAATATCATATTGCTGCCGCGCGATGAATTTGCAAAGGCTTACAAAAAAGCGTCCAATATTGATTTTGATACCATTTATGGCGCATTTGAAAACCAGGACATTGAGGGTAATGCAATGGAGATATTTGAAACTTCGATGCAACGGTATAAGGATAGCTATGGGTTATGATTATATAAAACTAACTACGTTTTTAGCTGGAATTTTTTTAAAGTAAAAAGTATGATATAGTTGTATTTGGCTAATCCATTGTGTTATATTTACACAATAGCAATTACCATTGGATAAATATCCTCGCCAATTAATTGGTAATTAACTATCTTTCAATTCCGGAAGCCAGTTTCGGATCGCGAAGTGTAAACCAATTTAACCAAATACAATTATGAAAAAAAACAGTACCCTCATGCTGCTTTTACTCATTTGCTTTTTACCCGTAACGGCGTTTTGCCAAAGCAGCAACGAACCAGTTGTTGCCGGGAACGATGTGGCTGTAACATCAACCGAAAGCGGAAAAGTAAAAGGCTATCTTCACAATGGCATTTTTACATTTAAAGGTATCCCCTACGCCAAAGCCGACCGCTTTATGGCGCCTGAAAAACCTGCGCCATGGACAGATGTGCGCAGTTCAAAGACCTACGGTCCTGTATGCCCGACCGATCCAACCACAACCGTTAACGACGAATTTGAATTTGCCTTTCAGCACGATTTGGGTTATTCAAATGAACATTGCCAGTCGCTCAATGTATGGACACAGAAACTGAACGATGGCAAAAAACGTCCGGTAATGGTGTGGCTGCATGGCGGCGGCTTTACTGCCGGCTCATCAATTGAACTCCCCTCGTACGATGGTGAAAACCTCGCTAAAAAAGGCGACGTGGTGTTGGTATCGGTAAATCACCGGTTAAACATTTTGGGCTTTCTTGATCTTTCGGCCTATGGCGATAAATATAAGGGCTCTGCAAACGCCGGCCTACTTGATTTGAAATTGGCCCTGGAGTGGGTAAAACAAAACATAGCCCAGTTTGGCGGCGATCCTGATAATGTAACCATCTTTGGCCAGTCGGGCGGCGGCGGTAAGGTTACCTGTTTGATGAATGCACCATCAGTAAAAGGTTTATTTAAAAACGCCATTGTTGAAAGCGGAAGCTATATTACCAGCTTCAACGAAAAACCGGTTACTCAAAAAGTAGCTGCGGCATTACTGGAAGAGCTTCATCTTCAACCGTCGCAGGTTGATTCGCTTCAGAAACTGCCTTATGACATACTGAACGAAGCAGGCAAAAAGGCTATGCGCAAAGTTTCGGCCGAATTAAGGAAAGAAGGTAAGGGTGTAAATGGATGGGGCCCAGCTTTGGATGGCGATTTTTTGCCATACCAGCCATCAGATGCTACAGCTAAAGAATTATCAAAAAATGTTCCGCTGCTGGTAGGTACCACCAAAAATGAATTTGCGCCATTTGTACCCGGCCCTAAAAGCCAGACCATGGATGAATTAAAGACTGCCTTACAAAAGAAATACGGTGATAAAACCGATGCCTACATTACTGCAGCTCAAAAAGCCTACCCAACAATTTCAAAGCCATCAGAATATACCGATATTGAATTCAACTTTCGTTCACTGGCAATTAAGCAAGCTGATGAAAAAGCTGTAAGCGGAGCTGCCCCGGTGTATATGTACCTGTTTACCTGGCAATCGCCCGTAAATGGTGGTATGTATAAGGCTATGCATTGTATGGACATTGCCTTCCAGTTCAATAATATAGCCCGTTGCCAGGAAATGACCGGCGGTGGTAAGGAAGCCTATGCCCTTGCCGATAAAATAAGCAGCGCATGGATAAATTTTGCCAAAACCGGCAACCCCAATACACCGTCACTACCTAAATGGCCAGCTTACACTGCCGAAAATGGTGCAACCATGATACTGGATAACCAATGCGCAGTTAAAAACCACCCGGATGATGAATTATTAAAAATAGTAGCCGCAGCACCAAAACCATAAGTAAATGAGAAGAGTAGTTTTAGTATTTACCCTGCTGTTTTGCAGTGCCTGCGTTTTTGCAGCTAAAGTTGATACGGTGCAGATCCCAAGCGTGGCAATGAACAAAACTTATAAAGCAGCCATTGCATTCCCTAAAGCATATGCAAAAAGCAAAGCCAATTTTCCGGTGTTATACCTGCTGCATGGAGGCTATGGTCATTTTGATGACTGGCTGCAAAAAACGCCGGATAAATCACTGGTAAAAGACCTTGCTGACCAATACAACATCATTATTGTGATGCCAGAAGGTGAAATCTTTAGTTACTATGTTGATAGTCCGATTGATCCTAACAGCAAGTTTGAAACTTATATTATTAAGGAAGTGATTCCTTTTATCGATAGCAAATACCGCACTGTCAATGATAAAAAAGGCAGGCTTATCACTGGTTTATCCATGGGAGGATTTGGATCATTGTATCTTTCAACCAGGCATCCGGAACTTTTTGCTGCAGCAGGGAGCATGAGCGGGGCCCTCGACCCAAACATGACCACCTGGAAACTTCCTCCCGACAGGTTTGAGATGCTTACCAAAATGCTTGATAAAATTTGGGGGCCTATGACGCCGGATACTTACCTGCAATATTCAGTTGTAAACATGGCCGATCAGATCAGGAAAAACGGGCTGCCGTTGGTTATTAATATAGGCGTTGACGACTTTTTGCTTGAGCCCAACCGCGAATTACACCGCAGATTGGTTTATAACCACACCCCACATGACTATACCGAACAGCCGGGAGGCCATACCTGGGAGTTTTGGCAAAACGTCTTGCCGGGCCATTTGTTGTTTTTCAGTAAAGTACTGAAAACAAATGGTGTTTATGTTTTATAAAAGACCAAATTGAATATATAAAGGGAAGATCGATCACAGCATCTTTCCTTTATATTGTACTATTTTTAGCATGGAAAGATAAGCGCCGGGAGGTGGGCATGTTCTTCATTCTCCATATTTTCCCAATCCCACAGGCCGTTTAATTGTGAGCTGCGGTTGCTCAATACAAAAAAATCAACCCGCATAACATTGGCCAGTACGTCAACGGTTTTCATAATATCCCGCTCCTTAATATTCACCAGGTTCAGCCTTGAACCCGAGAACAATTGCCTGAACACAGCATCAGCATAATCATTATGCATATGGGGTAATCCCGATTCAGTTATATTAAAAAGCGATGCTTTTACATCCAAGGCTTCGCTCATTTTACTTAAAAAACTTACAATATCCTTTCGGGCATACCGAAGATCGGCAAGGTACCCCATATTGGTGATATTGAATGACGCACCTTCCGGAACGGCCAGTAAGGGGCAGCACGAATGATTTAAAACGGGCACAAGTTGTTCATTGATTTCTTTTGCGGTTCCGCTAACACCTTTAATTATTAAACCTATATCATATTTAGCCGTAATTGCGTGGAGCGACATTCCCAAAGTATCCAGATAATTAAGGAAAACTATATTTTCGGTGCTTTTATTTTGATCTTTAAAACTGAAATCCTCATTATCAAATATATCCTGCGTGGTAGCATCAAATAGCTGAACACTCATTGGCTCGGGTACCGTGTTCA
It contains:
- a CDS encoding PLP-dependent aminotransferase family protein, which produces MTLIESLLSVDKSSQVPVYLQISNGIISYIRQGTLKPGSALPASRALSASLNVHRKTVVAAYDELYAQSWVDVIARKGIYVAKNLPDVTPRPIEKAVLKHSLASKTSFKVDDNRINPQRMFVDMPDGNITFTEGFPDTRIAPVDLMVREYRRMAGYHFTHKYLMYGLEQGSENLRNELARFLGETRGLHVTPNDILITKGVQMALYLCAQVLINKNDIVIVGDPGYSGANEVFEQAGAQLAFVPVDEYGIDINAVEAICKAQKVRMLYVVPHHHQPTTVTLSSERRMHLLELAAKHQFAIIEDDYDFDFHYTSGPILPLASADYYGNVIYVGSFCKTIAPGIRIGFMVAPPNFLLQATRLRRLIDRQGEHLLEEAMASLLKNGDIGRHLKKANKLYHERRDILCNLLQEQLGDYISFKIPCGGFAIWVKYLHDLDTAAVSEKANELGLSIGAGHDYFYDKTFKHSFVRIGFASLNEKEMNEAVSIWKKAILKCLPKV
- a CDS encoding redoxin family protein is translated as MKKFKISICFILGLLSALPMLSFAFDEHKILAIGAPAPDFSLPGIDGKTYTLQSFKNAKVLVVVFMCNHCPTSQAYEDRVIKLTSDYTPKGVSVVAINPNNPSSLRYDELGYSDLSDSFEEMKTRAKDKGFNFPYLYDGETEVASNKYGPVATPHIFVFDKDRKLRYNGRIDDMENPAKTPKSLDARNAIDAVLGGKEIAVPVTKTFGCSVKWAEKKDWIDKAQTQWAKEPVKLDTISAGGIAIVVKNHSDRLRLINLWATWCGPCVAEFDDLVTLNRLYRDRGLDFVSISADDPANKDKALKFLQRKQSSGSNYIYTGDDKYKMIEAVDPKWDGALPYTMLVDPEGKVVYSHQGAIDLEEVKKVIWNNPMMGRIYK
- a CDS encoding heparan-alpha-glucosaminide N-acetyltransferase domain-containing protein, which translates into the protein MQQLPKRLLSIDVLRAITMLLMIFVNDAGGVKHIPEWIDHAKGFEDRMGFADTIFPAFLFIVGLSLPFAINNRIKKGDSTRQVLVYILVRSAALLIMGFYHVNLEEYNSSAALIPKAAWALVITTAFFLVWLDYPETMAKAKRYTLQILGIAMLVGMAVIYKGGEDGDVRGMEPSWWGILGLIGWAYLVCALIFFAVKGKLNSLIVAWIVLAAVNILAHSILKIKVMHEETMVTIAGKDVTGSSFGNAIIFLKPLWIINDASTMTLTMGGVVVSGIYAKLVAQGKTPRIWATLAVIGILFLVAGFVLRPYTEGTSKIRSTPAWIFICSGIATLAFLILIYVVDVKGKINAFNWIKPAGTSTLTCYLIPYFQVFILELFHINYPGVINNGLPGLLRSFLTAVIIVLFVGLLEKKRLRLKI
- a CDS encoding TQO small subunit DoxD, producing the protein MHINQKISSIYLRVAIGVSYLWEVADRLGLFGPNGHPHVGWGDWKHFIAYAKQVMSFLPDDIINPLATIATIGEGVFGLLLILGLFTRMAAIGSGILSLCFAIAMAVSFGIESPLGYSVFTLSAASFLLAGMTQYSWSLDKWFAARIVNKKLMAYQSLQTN
- a CDS encoding EamA family transporter, with product MATTANTKASPLLVIIAFATVYIVWGSTYFFIQMAVQGFPPMLMGALRFFTAGILLLGWCYIKGDNIFVKRDIITSGICGLLTLFVATGIVIWVERNIPSAMVAIMVSVNPIWFILLDKANWRVNLKNRSTISGLIIGFAGILLLFGEAFLKSVTGTMDHAKLTGLLLLLAGPVAWSAGSLYSKKRGGTAPARVNTSWQMIIAGLAFVPAAIIHQEFNGFDLATVPAQSWMAIIYLIIFGSIGAFSAYVWLLQVRPATQVSTHSYVNPVIAVLLGVCFAHESISLMQFLGLIVILFSVLLVNLSKYGKLQFKKPVIGTVEKADGCNHLNPASDLEQIKALAKIAYRI
- a CDS encoding glycoside hydrolase family 9 protein yields the protein MSLKKHINILLKATALFWFGLPLFAQAQNIKVVTNHVGYEDSKAKRAVIVADSHLTFTSFNLVDADKGNTVFTGHINYSGPVNKWKNFEFWTLDFSSFTVPGTYKIQFTSSKGVISSYPFIIGKNVLEKATISDVVYYFKGQRSSGLLDKADHHLVLSGTTDTVDAHGGWYDATGDYGKHLSHLSFSNYFNPQQISLTAFSLFKTYELLSARPGTDFRQFNRRILDEAMYGADYLVRIQAKNGSFYRSVSSPGPGKLPKDRVIQADEGNYRIKQTKDQSFTKTTTGKNWRGYQASYRSGAGISIAALAMASAYQTSGEFSNADYLKAAENAFAFLEKENPQMDYDKKENILDDYCALSAATELYKVTHKEIYKTAAENRANNLLNRLSSWNKYQNFWRADDMGRPFFHPSDGGLPVVSLMYYYPYASADLQAKIKTAVRKSMEFELTITHEVNNPFGYSRELVQDTLGNRHSAFFFPHGSDASPWWQGENARLGSVATAARMAASLFKDDKTFHDQLSGFAIDQLNWILGLNPFDASMLQGTGHNNPAYGFFGTFEYTNAPGGIVNGITSGFDNEDDIDFNIPYAVSGKDSDWRWAEQWLPHTAWYLLAVSTSD